The Leguminivora glycinivorella isolate SPB_JAAS2020 chromosome 17, LegGlyc_1.1, whole genome shotgun sequence genome has a window encoding:
- the LOC125235610 gene encoding uncharacterized protein LOC125235610: MWRAQVALSLLALTCARAQNRVIDVSTTCDRGAFTVALEMAQPFKGLLFSKDFSRECRVQGNHKTKVSLHLPTNACGVRSSTLNTTSDDQLYYTVELVVQMDRMLQQSTDQELVVRCKLQPRAVRINSSALEGVINSKLREMIGQEAKKTRTGRNRQGWVNPAEMEQREWLMESARAWMELVPAMPTNEPATVEVGQPTKLLIQCTLPVGVGLRITNCVAHDGLGEASQKLLDEAGCPIDESIFSTPSIHRHKKGTEIDFSDLEPVDPQRNLDENTHLKQSKTDPELMFKNIMTYQHAITTFAAFKFPDRAKLHLTCGIELCKGKCPIVDCKALQRPQQTREGLLRKARLDKDAKGWPQQTREGLLRKARLDKDAKGVVIDRLEVYNSIEVLAPNIELEDEASIRASNFGIELCKGKCPIVDCKALQRPQQTREGLLRKARLDKDAKGVVIDRLEVYNSIEVLAPNIELEDEASIRGSRRIESEEDEIIRGFSPGDKTICMSPGKMALAFCVLGVIFLCAIAVAFVSLVRARRRLGREPLHTSLSFYTGSKSMFSSSESSSSGLSGSKLLLTDSPYLDHHSSSSNNWPYSRAF; the protein is encoded by the exons ATGTGGCGCGCGCAGGTCGCGCTCTCACTCCTCGCGCTGACGTGCGCTCGCGCACAGAATCGCGTGATCGACGTCAGCACAACGTGCGACCGCGGCGCCTTTACCGTGGCGCTGGAAATGGCGCAGCCGTTCAAGGGGCTACTGTTTAGCAAGGACTTTTCTAGGGAGTGTAGGGTGCAAG GCAACCACAAAACGAAGGTGTCTCTCCACCTACCCACGAATGCATGCGGCGTTAGGAGCTCAACTCTGAACACGACCAGCGACGACCAGTTATATTATACAGTGGAGTTGGTCGTGCAGATGGACCGTATGTTACAACAGTCCACAGATCAGGAGCTTGTGGTCAG GTGCAAACTGCAACCGCGTGCAGTTCGTATCAACAGCTCGGCTCTCGAGGGCGTCATCAACTCAAAGCTGCGAGAGATGATTGGACAGGAAGCTAAAAAGACCAG AACCGGTCGCAATCGCCAAGGCTGGGTGAACCCGGCTGAGATGGAACAGCGTGAATGGCTGATGGAATCAGCTCGGGCGTGGATGGAGCTGGTACCAGCTATGCCAACCAATGAACCAGCCACGGTCGAAGTGGGGCAGCCGACGAAGCTACTGATCCAGTGCACGCTTCCTG TTGGAGTCGGCCTCCGCATAACCAACTGCGTAGCCCACGACGGCCTCGGGGAGGCCTCGCAGAAACTCCTCGACGAGGCCGGGTGCCCTATCGACGAGTCCATATTCTCGACCCCTTCTATCCACCGCCATAAGAAAGGGACGGAGATAGATTTCTCAGACCTTGAGCCG GTGGACCCCCAACGAAACCTAGACGAAAACACCCACCTCAAACAATCCAAAACCGACCCAGAGCTCATGTTCAAAAACATAATGACATACCAACACGCCATCACCACTTTCGCCGCCTTTAAATTCCCTGATCGAGCAAAACTACATCTAACTTGTGGTATAGAACTATGTAAAGGGAAATGTCCTATAGTAGACTGTAAGGCGTTGCAAAGGCCTCAACAGACGAGAGAGGGGTTGTTGAGGAAGGCGAGGTTGGATAAAGATGCTAAGGGGTG GCCTCAACAGACGAGGGAGGGGTTGTTGAGGAAAGCGAGGTTGGATAAAGATGCTAAGGGGGTGGTGATAGATAGATTGGAGGTGTATAATAGCATTGAGGTGCTGGCGCCAAATATTGAGCTGGAGGACGAGGCTTCTATAAGAG CATCTAACTTCGGTATAGAATTATGTAAAGGGAAATGTCCTATAGTAGACTGTAAGGCGTTGCAAAGGCCTCAACAGACGAGGGAGGGGTTGTTGAGGAAAGCGAGGTTGGATAAAGATGCTAAGGGCGTGGTGATAGATAGATTGGAGGTGTATAATAGCATTGAGGTGCTGGCGCCTAATATTGAGCTGGAGGATGAGGCTTCTATAAGAG GTTCACGAAGAATCGAAAGCGAAGAAGACGAGATAATCCGAGGATTCTCTCCAGGCGATAAAACCATCTGCATGTCTCCCGGAAAAATGGCCCTCGCCTTCTGCGTCCTAGGGGTCATATTCCTATGCGCGATCGCCGTAGCTTTCGTCTCGCTGGTCAGAGCGAGACGGCGTCTAGGCAGGGAGCCACTGCATACATCCCTCTCTTTCTACACGGGTAGTAAAAGTATGTTCTCATCTAGCGAGAGCTCCAGTTCTGGATTGAGTGGAAGTAAACTATTGCTGACTGATAGCCCGTATTTAGATCATCATTCTTCTTCAAGTAATAACTGGCCATATTCTAGAGCGTTTTAA